In Strigops habroptila isolate Jane chromosome 4, bStrHab1.2.pri, whole genome shotgun sequence, a single genomic region encodes these proteins:
- the GREM1 gene encoding gremlin-1 — MVRTLYAIGAVFLLMGFLLPAAEGRKRNRGSQGAIPPPDKDQPNDSEQIQTQQQSGSRHRERGKGTSMPAEEVLESSQEALHITERKYLKRDWCKTQPLKQTIHEEGCNSRTIINRFCYGQCNSFYIPRHVRKEEGSFQSCSFCKPKKFTTMTVTLNCPELQPPRKKKRITRVKECRCISIDLD, encoded by the coding sequence ATGGTCCGCACACTGTACGCCATCGgtgctgtgtttcttctgaTGGGATTTCTGCTACCGGCagcagaagggagaaagaggaatCGTGGATCTCAAGGTGCTATCCCTCCTCCTGACAAAGATCAGCCCAATGATTCAGAGCAAAtacagacacagcagcagtcGGGTTCTAGGCATCGAGAACGAGGAAAAGGCACTTCCATGCCTGCAGAAGAGGTGCTGGAGTCTAGTCAGGAGGCATTGCACATCACTGAGCGCAAATACCTGAAACGGGATTGGTGTAAAACTCAACCCCTCAAACAAACTATCCATGAAGAAGGCTGCAACAGTCGTACCATTATTAACAGGTTCTGCTATGGCCAGTGCAATTCCTTCTACATCCCCAGGCATGTCCGTAAAGAAGAAGGCTCCTTCCAATCTTGTTCCTTCTGCAAGCCCAAGAAATTCACCACCATGACTGTTACACTCAATTGCCCTGAGCTTCAGCCcccaagaaagaagaaaagaatcacCCGAGTTAAGGAATGCCGGTGTATATCTATTGACTTGGACTAA